TTTATATTAAGCTTTACTTATTTACATATTATTACAGATGTcgcttttcaaaataatgacatttcaaagaGATGTGATATTTGAACCACACGACGTGTCCTACGCTTGTCTGTCTGATTCCAAGGCACAGCTTTGGTTGTAAAGCCGTCACTTAGTATCAACAAAGGTAACAACGAACTCCAACGTAAAACTGAGCTCAGCTACATAATGTTTGTAGTGCTGCTGGGACCCGAATTCAAAGGAAAAAATGTTTACTTACTTTATACTCATAACTGACCTGCTTATATGTGAAGGGAGGAAAAATACCTGCTCCTCCAGCAGTGATGGattgtacatttactcaagtactaaTTTTAAAAGGTGCTTGTAATCCTCCAGCACCTCAAATACAAATGAAGATCTTAGGCCTTGTCTAGTCTCCTGTAATGAATGATGCTGTTCTTGTTATATTGGCACGACTTGTTTAACTAACAAAGATTTCAAATCCAGAAACGTATTAAATATCTGACTTATTTATCTGTAGAAACAGTTTAAATATGAACTGGAACCAATCTCTTTTATTTAGAAGTTGAGCTGTaacccaaaaaaagaaaaaaatgaagctCCCTGAATTAAGACACAATGCTTCATCTGACAAAACAGCCTCACACAACAAGATGTAACGAAACAGTAACACAGGAATCCTACAGGTCAAATTAGGCAGAAAATTCCTCTAAACTGCGTTTCAAACCTTTTTGTAAAATTTCAATTCTATGCTAAAATATTCAACTAAATAATTATAATGTTGATTTTCAGTTAAATTAGAATGTTGGtcacacaacaataaaaagtaaagCAAAGACCAAATCAGCTTGCTTCTGACTGGAATGTCTGTTTCAAGCCCTTTGGATTTGGTAAAAAATAAGTTGGACTTATGTTTTCTCAAAACAGGAATGCCtgcaagattaaaaaaacaacataaaaaatacCTTCAGCTTCTTTATCTGTAACcaaactttaaaacaaactcCTTTTAAACAAAGTGTACCTGAATGTGGCTAAACCTCGTTAACTTAACTTCAACTTCTTGTCAACTATTGCACATTCCACATCCACGGCACCATGTCTCAGTAAATATTATCAAACGCAGAGAACAATCCAGCAAAATCTAAGTTTTTACAGTTCATGAACCCGCCGTCCTCACAAAACCCTCCACTGATCTCCCGGGGGATGTTGCTGTCTGTTATGAAATTGCTGGTTTTATAATCAGTGGTGACTAAGGAGAGGTATCCAAGGTGCATGACGGTTGGCTAACACACCAGCAAAACAGCTGCTCAGCACTCTTGTCCTTGTGACAATCCTAGTCAGCAATTTCACTGTAGTAGTACTTGTGGGCGGTGCTGCTGAGCATCCAGCCTCCAGCCCTGAACTCCAGgatctccagcagcagcagacgggCCATGGAGGTAAGGCCCTCCTGGAGCAGGAAGCCATCCCGCAGCAGGAAGAACAGCTCGTCCATCCGCTGGCTGTTCAccttctccagctgctctccGATGCgatgcagctgcagcaccagGCAGTCCACCtgcagagggaggtggaggacacAAACTCTGGTTTcttaaaaacattcacagaaacaAGTACCAGATCAATAAGCAGTATTCTTTTAATAAAAGAACAATACTGTCAATTATCTAGGAAGATAGAAGGTAGAAGtgttggataaaaaaaaaaaagcttacagAGAAAAAGTATTTTACCAAATAAGCATCTaaccaaataaaatgaatataacaaaagcacaaaataacTATGcattcttcttcacctcctcctcattcattAGAGCATCTGGTTGGGCCAGCCGAATCAGACAGTCAAACACAGGATGGACCAGGGCCACCATCGGCATGTTGTTCACCTAAATTTCAAGATAATCACAGAGAGTACAAGACTAAAACTTGTAGATGTGTTAAGTCCTTGACTATAATTTCCCTTTCACACAAGCGAGAAAGGAGCGCAGTCGACAATGGCCATTATCAAGGATGAAACCTGAGTCAAGCTATAGTTGATGTGAATGTGAACTGGGGGCACACCTTCCAGGATCATTTTCCCATCATTAAACGCTCACTTTACCACATTTACAAGCAAGATGTTCAAGATGTTGCATTTAAGCAGCAAAATGAGAGGCAAGAGTACAGAGTTAGTGGTTGGGAGAGGTTTCAGGAAATTGACATCTGCTACACTAAACACAAGAAGTAATCAAAGATATCAGAAGGTGACagctaaaagaaaatacactcaAACCATTTTGCAGATACTTTGATCCAAAGTAATTTAACAATGGCACTCTGTATTCATGATGAAGACAATATGATAACATGATGTTTGAAATATCTTAATGGGTAACTTACTTTGAGGTAGTCAAAGATGTTACAGATGAATGTGACGTAGCACACCCACTCCTGCAGCGAGCGTCCCCTCGTCTCCTCACGGTTCTTGAATTCCTGCTGGAGCCGGTTCAACAAGTTCCTCCTGAACACATTTCCATTGCTCTGATTGGCCTCGGCCTGCACAAGGTGACCAAGAGAGGTCAGATAGAAGGTGGAGTATGGACAAAAGGTCAGGAAACATTGTGATGTAGGTAAGCTGGTTTAAGAGCCTCCtgttgctggagtgtaaactaCCAGTTAGGCATATATAAGGTAAGAGGATTAAGAATTTGG
The sequence above is a segment of the Enoplosus armatus isolate fEnoArm2 chromosome 17, fEnoArm2.hap1, whole genome shotgun sequence genome. Coding sequences within it:
- the mif4gdb gene encoding MIF4G domain-containing protein B, translated to MENSTDDYRIQSFDLDTQMLLKTALKDPSSVNLEKVSSIIVDQSLKDQVFSKEAGRICYTIVQAEANQSNGNVFRRNLLNRLQQEFKNREETRGRSLQEWVCYVTFICNIFDYLKVNNMPMVALVHPVFDCLIRLAQPDALMNEEEVDCLVLQLHRIGEQLEKVNSQRMDELFFLLRDGFLLQEGLTSMARLLLLEILEFRAGGWMLSSTAHKYYYSEIAD